A region of Myxococcus stipitatus DSM 14675 DNA encodes the following proteins:
- a CDS encoding exodeoxyribonuclease III has translation MRVVSWNVNGLRSAHGKGFLPWLSSAKAQVVGVQEVRARADQLPDEVRAPPRWKTHFNSAERPGYSGVGLFSRQEPDAMETRLGVPEMDVEGRLQMARFGKLTVANVYFPNGNGKDRDLSRIPFKLSFYRRLFSALEKPLRDGGRVLVMGDFNTAHQDIDLARPRENRETSGFRPEEREELDRWLRAGWVDTFRHFQRDGGHYSWWSQRFGVREKNIGWRIDYVLASPGAMAYVKRAGIHPDVSGSDHCPVSVDLDPTVR, from the coding sequence GTGAGAGTGGTCTCCTGGAACGTGAATGGCCTGCGCTCGGCCCATGGCAAGGGCTTCCTGCCGTGGTTGTCGAGCGCCAAGGCCCAGGTGGTGGGAGTGCAGGAGGTGCGAGCGCGCGCCGACCAGCTCCCCGACGAGGTGCGTGCTCCCCCCCGGTGGAAGACGCACTTCAACTCGGCGGAGCGCCCCGGCTACAGCGGGGTGGGGTTGTTCTCGCGCCAGGAGCCGGACGCGATGGAGACCCGCCTGGGCGTCCCGGAGATGGACGTGGAGGGGCGGCTCCAGATGGCCCGCTTCGGCAAGCTCACGGTGGCCAACGTCTACTTCCCCAACGGCAACGGGAAGGACCGGGACCTGAGCCGCATCCCGTTCAAGCTCTCGTTCTATCGGCGCCTGTTCTCCGCGCTGGAGAAGCCGCTGCGCGACGGCGGGCGCGTGCTGGTGATGGGTGACTTCAACACGGCGCACCAGGACATCGACCTGGCGCGGCCCCGGGAGAACCGCGAGACGAGCGGCTTCCGTCCGGAGGAGCGCGAGGAGCTGGACCGGTGGCTCCGCGCGGGCTGGGTCGACACCTTCCGGCACTTCCAGCGGGACGGCGGCCACTATTCCTGGTGGAGCCAGCGTTTTGGCGTGCGGGAGAAGAACATCGGCTGGCGAATCGACTATGTCCTGGCCTCGCCGGGGGCCATGGCCTACGTCAAGCGCGCTGGCATCCACCCCGACGTGTCGGGCTCGGACCACTGCCCGGTGAGTGTGGACCTGGACCCGACGGTCCGTTGA
- a CDS encoding lysophospholipid acyltransferase family protein, with protein sequence MNALLSIWTWIEVGIVALVGFFVQLAIAIVTLPFDRNRYAVGRCFRLVGVTAAKLTPFWRFRVHGDVPKHVDANTVVVSNHESNADPFLISHLPWEMKWLGKASLFKIPVVGWMMGIAGDIPVHRGDRDSATGAMARCKEWMKKGMPVMIFPEGTRSKTDELLPFKDGAFRLAIEQQADVLPLAVSGTRKALPKHSWRFSTSRGLVTVGTPISTKGMTMDDLEKLKDLARTQILALRATLQPLTRDPASPGEPSAA encoded by the coding sequence ATGAACGCACTGCTGTCCATCTGGACGTGGATTGAAGTGGGCATCGTCGCGCTGGTCGGCTTCTTCGTGCAGCTCGCCATCGCCATCGTCACGTTGCCCTTCGACCGGAACCGCTATGCCGTCGGGCGGTGCTTCCGGCTGGTGGGAGTCACCGCCGCGAAGCTGACCCCGTTCTGGCGCTTCCGGGTGCATGGCGACGTGCCGAAGCACGTGGACGCCAACACGGTGGTGGTGAGCAACCACGAGTCCAACGCGGACCCGTTCCTCATCTCTCACCTGCCCTGGGAGATGAAGTGGCTGGGCAAGGCGAGCCTCTTCAAGATTCCCGTGGTGGGCTGGATGATGGGCATCGCCGGTGACATCCCGGTGCACCGGGGGGACCGCGACTCCGCCACCGGCGCGATGGCGCGCTGCAAGGAGTGGATGAAGAAGGGGATGCCCGTGATGATCTTCCCCGAGGGCACCCGCTCCAAGACGGATGAGCTGCTGCCCTTCAAGGACGGCGCGTTCCGGCTGGCCATCGAGCAGCAGGCGGATGTGTTGCCGCTGGCGGTGAGCGGGACGCGCAAGGCGCTGCCGAAGCACTCGTGGCGCTTCTCCACCTCGCGGGGCCTGGTGACGGTGGGCACCCCCATCTCGACCAAGGGGATGACGATGGACGACCTGGAGAAGCTCAAGGACCTGGCGCGCACGCAGATTCTCGCCCTGCGCGCCACGCTCCAGCCGCTCACCCGCGACCCGGCTTCACCCGGGGAGCCCAGCGCGGCGTAG
- a CDS encoding universal stress protein: MAAPSRILVPVDLSEGSRSVVDYALHLASPFGASVDVVHAWEPPQYVAPDLLVAAPGWNSLSLEQVAMETANKELGNLLRQMGPPGVPLEHRVMVGEAASTILELAEKEGFDLIIMGTHGRRGLPRLLLGSVAQKVVSRATCPVLTLHVAAEKK, translated from the coding sequence ATGGCCGCGCCGTCTCGAATCCTGGTCCCCGTCGACTTGAGTGAAGGCTCGCGCTCCGTCGTCGACTACGCGCTGCACCTGGCCAGTCCCTTCGGTGCTTCCGTGGACGTGGTGCACGCCTGGGAGCCGCCCCAGTACGTGGCGCCCGACCTGCTGGTGGCCGCGCCGGGATGGAACTCGCTCTCCCTGGAGCAGGTGGCGATGGAGACCGCGAACAAGGAGCTGGGCAACCTGCTCCGGCAGATGGGCCCTCCAGGAGTCCCCCTCGAGCACCGGGTGATGGTGGGCGAGGCCGCCTCCACCATCCTCGAGCTGGCGGAGAAGGAAGGCTTCGACCTCATCATCATGGGCACCCACGGACGGCGCGGCCTGCCTCGGCTCCTCCTGGGCAGCGTCGCGCAGAAGGTGGTCTCCCGCGCGACCTGCCCCGTGCTCACGCTGCACGTCGCGGCGGAAAAGAAGTAG
- a CDS encoding SDR family NAD(P)-dependent oxidoreductase, with protein MRPPIDHGTVLITGASEGIAQELARLLSRRVRTLVLVDRDVERLKPLREELLSLYPTLGVILERCDVGEPREVDTLLASLESHFVRVDVLVNTAAWGGQGLFAQVSWNGLEALLRANVWVPSLLTHRLVVPMLERGRGGVLNIGSGAAQLFLPGAAMFAATQRFLDGLTESLRLEVEGRGVVVTRVAPGPLGDEDEALAPFFQISARRCARDALAAFERGEPLVYPGLGHRWVMRLLPLLPRALKRSLGRLVLRGVKGGGGPSGPGVLPVGLASPVLLAREPTPA; from the coding sequence ATGCGTCCTCCCATTGACCACGGCACGGTCCTCATCACCGGTGCGTCGGAGGGAATCGCACAGGAGCTTGCGCGGCTGTTGTCGCGGCGCGTTCGCACGCTGGTCCTGGTGGACCGGGACGTGGAGCGGCTAAAGCCCCTGCGCGAGGAGCTGCTCTCCCTCTACCCCACGCTCGGCGTCATCCTGGAGCGGTGCGACGTGGGCGAGCCCCGCGAGGTCGACACGCTCCTGGCCTCCCTGGAGTCGCACTTCGTCCGCGTGGACGTGCTGGTGAACACGGCGGCCTGGGGCGGGCAGGGGCTCTTCGCCCAGGTGTCGTGGAACGGGCTGGAGGCGCTGCTGCGCGCGAATGTGTGGGTGCCCTCGCTGCTGACCCACCGCCTGGTGGTCCCCATGCTGGAGCGGGGCCGGGGTGGGGTGCTGAACATCGGCTCGGGGGCGGCGCAGCTGTTCCTGCCCGGGGCCGCGATGTTCGCCGCCACCCAGCGCTTCCTCGACGGCCTCACGGAGTCCCTGCGGCTGGAGGTGGAGGGGCGCGGCGTCGTCGTCACCCGCGTGGCTCCGGGGCCGCTGGGGGACGAGGACGAGGCCCTGGCGCCTTTCTTCCAGATCTCCGCGCGGCGCTGCGCCCGGGACGCGCTGGCGGCATTCGAGCGCGGTGAGCCCCTGGTGTATCCGGGCCTGGGGCACCGCTGGGTGATGCGACTGTTGCCGCTCCTGCCTCGTGCCCTGAAGCGGAGCCTGGGGCGGCTGGTGCTCCGCGGCGTGAAGGGCGGCGGTGGCCCATCGGGGCCGGGCGTGCTGCCGGTGGGGCTCGCGTCGCCCGTGCTGCTGGCGCGCGAGCCCACTCCGGCGTGA
- a CDS encoding trypsin-like serine peptidase, with protein sequence MIAKSMRALFLVGALSACGTEQAPDVPNADGTEPLQSQESTVIVGSVNWVSATTLTGTQRTRSKAVGYLSIPAVGSRCTAWLVSPDVIITNNHCIGSASEAVGARASFNYEDGVASASRVWYACATLIKTWSGDDMTALRCTATNGQLPGNVYGWLTVSATNAATNASIYVVHQNCDYYTTSGCTPNKKGSPGVVKNANYSTTDLSYDADTLGGSSGSPVLSSSTHQVVGLHHIGLGGNSQGRGTANTGVKASRVKARLAEIGL encoded by the coding sequence ATGATCGCGAAGAGCATGCGTGCGTTGTTCCTGGTGGGTGCGCTGTCGGCGTGCGGTACGGAGCAGGCCCCCGACGTGCCGAACGCGGATGGCACCGAGCCGCTCCAGTCGCAGGAGTCCACCGTCATCGTCGGCTCGGTGAACTGGGTCAGCGCCACCACGTTGACGGGCACGCAGCGCACGCGCTCCAAGGCGGTGGGCTATCTGTCCATTCCGGCCGTGGGCTCGCGCTGCACCGCGTGGCTGGTGTCCCCCGACGTCATCATCACCAACAACCACTGCATCGGCAGCGCGTCGGAGGCCGTGGGTGCGCGCGCCTCGTTCAACTACGAGGACGGCGTCGCCTCCGCCAGCCGCGTCTGGTACGCCTGCGCCACGCTCATCAAGACGTGGTCCGGCGACGACATGACGGCGCTGCGCTGCACGGCGACGAACGGGCAGTTGCCCGGCAACGTGTATGGCTGGCTGACGGTGTCCGCCACGAACGCGGCCACCAACGCCAGCATCTACGTGGTGCACCAGAACTGCGACTACTACACGACGTCCGGCTGCACCCCGAACAAGAAGGGCTCGCCGGGCGTGGTGAAGAACGCGAACTACTCCACCACGGACCTGTCCTATGACGCGGACACGCTGGGCGGCTCCTCGGGCTCGCCGGTGCTCTCGTCCTCCACGCACCAGGTGGTCGGCCTGCACCACATCGGCCTCGGCGGCAACTCGCAGGGCCGCGGCACGGCCAACACGGGCGTGAAGGCCTCGCGCGTCAAGGCGCGCCTGGCGGAGATCGGCCTCTAG
- a CDS encoding FAD-dependent oxidoreductase encodes MSKSMICSCEDVTADDVRHAVSRGYCDVESVKRYTGFGTGICQGKSCLSAVASLLEKEKALKADAVVPFTPRPPLFPTELSLLASAPVDESLPPIGGVPQEVDAFPQALRPEGPVPAKAKVVIIGGGVMGLALAYNLARSGETDVVVLERGYLCAGASGRNGGGVRMQWGTPALVELAKRSIDVMKGFAREMGINVWLRQGGYLFLARKPEVAKRLERNVALHNRYGVPTRLVTPDAARDIVPGLTMKGCVAASFNPEDGVIFPWPFLWGYAQGCRKKGVRVETYTEVTGFEVSGGQVRKVKTDRGDIACDTVVLASGAWSPQVAKLVGVDLPNEPHRHEILSTEPLKPFLGPLVSVLDSGLYFSQSMRGEIVGGMGDPKEPPGLNMGSTLRFVSRFAHALMEQLPQVGHVKVLRQWAGCYDVTPDNNPILGRTPGLDNLLQMSGFVGHGFMMAPAVAERMAAWMITGESDELFTRFNLRRFAEGALEREDMIIG; translated from the coding sequence ATGAGCAAGTCGATGATCTGCTCGTGCGAGGACGTCACCGCGGACGATGTGCGGCACGCCGTCTCGCGCGGGTATTGCGACGTGGAGTCGGTGAAGCGGTACACCGGTTTCGGCACCGGCATCTGCCAGGGCAAGAGCTGCCTGTCGGCGGTGGCCTCGCTGCTGGAGAAGGAGAAGGCGCTCAAGGCCGACGCGGTGGTGCCCTTCACGCCCCGCCCGCCCCTGTTCCCCACGGAGCTGAGCCTGCTGGCCAGCGCCCCCGTGGACGAGTCGCTGCCGCCCATCGGCGGCGTGCCCCAGGAAGTGGACGCCTTCCCCCAGGCGCTGCGGCCCGAGGGCCCCGTCCCCGCCAAGGCCAAGGTGGTCATCATCGGTGGCGGCGTCATGGGACTGGCGCTCGCGTACAACCTGGCGCGCTCGGGTGAGACGGACGTGGTGGTGCTGGAGCGCGGCTACCTGTGCGCGGGCGCGTCCGGCCGCAACGGCGGCGGCGTGCGCATGCAGTGGGGCACTCCCGCGCTGGTGGAGCTGGCCAAGCGCTCCATCGACGTGATGAAGGGCTTCGCCCGGGAGATGGGCATCAACGTCTGGCTGCGCCAGGGCGGCTACCTCTTCCTCGCGCGCAAGCCCGAGGTCGCCAAGCGGCTGGAGCGCAACGTCGCGCTGCACAACCGCTATGGCGTGCCCACCCGGCTCGTCACCCCGGACGCGGCGCGCGACATCGTCCCCGGCCTGACGATGAAGGGCTGCGTGGCGGCCTCCTTCAACCCCGAGGACGGCGTCATCTTCCCCTGGCCCTTCCTGTGGGGCTACGCGCAGGGTTGCCGCAAGAAGGGCGTCCGCGTGGAGACGTACACGGAGGTCACCGGCTTCGAGGTCAGCGGCGGCCAGGTGCGCAAGGTGAAGACGGACCGCGGCGACATCGCCTGTGACACCGTGGTGCTCGCGTCCGGCGCGTGGAGTCCGCAGGTGGCGAAGCTCGTGGGCGTGGACTTGCCCAACGAGCCGCACCGCCACGAAATCCTCAGCACCGAGCCCCTCAAGCCGTTCCTGGGGCCGCTGGTGTCCGTGCTCGACTCGGGCCTGTACTTCAGCCAGTCCATGCGCGGTGAAATCGTCGGCGGCATGGGCGACCCGAAGGAGCCGCCCGGGCTCAACATGGGCAGCACGCTGCGCTTCGTGTCCCGCTTCGCCCACGCCCTCATGGAGCAGCTCCCCCAGGTGGGCCACGTGAAGGTCCTCCGCCAGTGGGCCGGCTGCTACGACGTGACGCCGGACAACAACCCCATCCTCGGCCGCACCCCGGGGCTGGACAACCTGCTGCAGATGTCCGGCTTCGTCGGCCACGGCTTCATGATGGCCCCCGCCGTCGCCGAGCGCATGGCGGCGTGGATGATCACCGGCGAGTCCGATGAGCTCTTCACCCGCTTCAACCTGCGCCGCTTCGCCGAGGGCGCCCTGGAGCGCGAGGACATGATCATCGGCTGA
- a CDS encoding 2Fe-2S iron-sulfur cluster-binding protein, with protein sequence MRRLPDASLRGKAITVDLEGESIPAIEGEPVACSLVAAGEPTLARSVKYHRPRGPFCFAAACSQCLMRVDGLPNVYTCRTPAREGMKLERQNAFPSAKVDVFETIDWFFPKGLDHHEMFAGVPVAETVMAKVARQLAGLGLLPKEEAPVPPRARTLRTRVAMVGGGAAGLAAARELTEQGIPFLLFEREEHLGGRLAHGAPEKDAPAITDAGSLAKDSVFTRATALGLYDDEDGRYLAVGAWEPGGVRLLKVYAERFLLTPGGHPPTIPFENNDLPGVYAGRAASLLLRQYAVAPEVAALVGWGDELYALARLLEEHGVEVAAVVDLQGSPPSGGHALATRGSEPKAHGLRHVSAFSFTTSDGSRRKLDCDAVLVSVPVSPSFELARQGGAKVSFDAGRGLFRVEADGQGRTEAQDVYVAGDVTGGGNARQAAEAGQRAARALVGGLS encoded by the coding sequence ATGCGACGCCTCCCAGATGCCTCGTTGCGCGGCAAGGCCATCACCGTGGACCTCGAGGGCGAGAGCATCCCCGCCATCGAAGGCGAGCCGGTGGCGTGCTCTCTCGTCGCCGCGGGCGAGCCCACGCTTGCCCGTTCCGTGAAGTACCACCGCCCTCGCGGGCCCTTCTGTTTCGCCGCCGCGTGCTCGCAGTGTCTGATGCGGGTGGACGGCCTGCCCAACGTCTACACCTGCCGCACGCCCGCTCGCGAAGGCATGAAGCTGGAGCGACAGAACGCCTTCCCCTCCGCGAAGGTGGACGTGTTCGAGACCATCGACTGGTTCTTCCCCAAGGGGCTGGACCACCACGAGATGTTCGCGGGAGTCCCCGTCGCGGAGACGGTGATGGCCAAGGTCGCCCGGCAGCTCGCCGGCCTGGGCCTCCTGCCCAAGGAAGAGGCCCCTGTTCCGCCCCGTGCCCGCACGCTGCGCACCCGCGTGGCGATGGTGGGCGGTGGCGCCGCGGGGCTCGCCGCCGCGCGGGAGTTGACCGAGCAAGGCATCCCCTTCCTCCTGTTCGAGCGCGAGGAGCATCTGGGCGGCCGGCTGGCCCATGGCGCTCCGGAGAAGGATGCCCCGGCCATCACGGACGCGGGCTCGCTGGCGAAGGACAGCGTCTTCACCCGCGCCACGGCGCTGGGCCTGTACGACGACGAGGACGGTCGCTACCTCGCGGTGGGCGCCTGGGAGCCCGGCGGCGTGCGCCTCTTGAAGGTCTACGCGGAGCGCTTCCTGCTGACCCCGGGCGGCCACCCGCCCACCATCCCGTTCGAGAACAACGACCTGCCCGGCGTCTACGCGGGCCGCGCGGCCAGCCTGCTGCTGCGCCAGTACGCCGTGGCCCCGGAGGTCGCCGCGCTGGTGGGCTGGGGCGATGAGCTGTACGCGCTGGCCCGGCTGCTGGAAGAGCACGGCGTCGAGGTCGCCGCGGTGGTGGACCTCCAGGGTTCACCCCCTTCGGGTGGACATGCGCTGGCGACGCGGGGCTCCGAGCCCAAGGCCCATGGCCTGCGGCACGTGAGCGCCTTCAGCTTCACCACCTCCGACGGGAGCCGGCGCAAGCTGGACTGCGACGCGGTGCTGGTGTCCGTGCCGGTGAGCCCCAGCTTCGAGCTGGCGCGTCAGGGCGGCGCGAAGGTGTCGTTCGACGCGGGACGCGGGTTGTTCCGGGTAGAGGCGGACGGCCAGGGCCGCACCGAGGCCCAGGACGTGTACGTCGCGGGAGATGTCACGGGTGGAGGCAACGCCCGGCAGGCCGCCGAGGCGGGACAGCGCGCGGCGCGGGCGCTGGTGGGAGGACTGTCATGA
- a CDS encoding polymer-forming cytoskeletal protein — translation MKISPRFLIPALLMGAPLSLAETAQAPQSQTAPAAKTIDVSFRGSLRDALKTIANKGGLNLVVTGDLDVPAEVHLRGITAEQALRTVARAYSLRLEDDGAITTLRPMTAQEKDALAQGTPAPTSPAAAPQAPAAPAPPVPPEPPKSTGDVGDDVDAVVNEALSGVDLESMHEVREQIREKLKQTRDEIKRSRRSGGRNVVARGQSLEVKEDQFVQSAVVYGGNLVVKGSVENDAVAFGGNLIIHGHVSGDAHAFGGNVILKQGASVEGDVSSFGGNVEREDESHVEGSINTFGGANIANIVEGELKKSWKESRNPGSEQNHASDDEDDDNGGGLASLILTFAVLFGLGFLGQMFVPNRMKLLGDEIRARPLQSGLTGLFGMLAMIPLTVVLCVTIIGIPAAVLLWMAAPLAVALGFAAVASEVGARIPVMRGRKTQAIVLALGLLVTLVVGSVPVLGVIISSLVALVGLGAVIRTRFGYRPRGTGIPEPIHPRTEQPI, via the coding sequence ATGAAGATCTCCCCTCGCTTCCTCATCCCCGCGTTGCTCATGGGCGCCCCCCTCTCGCTCGCCGAGACCGCCCAGGCTCCTCAATCCCAGACGGCCCCCGCCGCGAAGACCATCGACGTCAGCTTCCGCGGCAGCCTTCGCGACGCGCTCAAGACCATCGCCAACAAGGGCGGGCTGAACCTCGTCGTCACCGGCGACCTGGATGTCCCCGCGGAGGTGCACCTGCGTGGCATCACCGCCGAGCAGGCCCTGCGCACCGTGGCCCGCGCCTACTCGCTGCGCCTGGAGGATGACGGCGCCATCACCACCCTCCGGCCGATGACGGCCCAGGAGAAGGACGCCCTGGCGCAGGGCACTCCCGCTCCGACGAGCCCCGCCGCGGCGCCGCAGGCTCCCGCCGCGCCGGCCCCGCCGGTTCCTCCCGAGCCGCCCAAGTCCACCGGCGACGTGGGTGACGACGTGGACGCCGTGGTCAACGAGGCGCTCAGCGGCGTGGACCTGGAGTCGATGCACGAGGTGCGCGAGCAGATCCGCGAGAAGCTCAAGCAGACGCGGGATGAGATCAAGCGCTCGCGCCGCTCGGGTGGACGCAACGTGGTGGCGCGCGGACAGTCGCTCGAGGTGAAGGAGGACCAGTTCGTCCAGAGCGCCGTGGTGTACGGCGGCAACCTGGTGGTGAAGGGCAGCGTGGAGAACGACGCGGTGGCCTTCGGAGGCAACCTCATCATCCACGGCCACGTGTCCGGTGATGCCCACGCCTTCGGTGGCAACGTCATCCTCAAGCAGGGCGCCAGCGTGGAAGGCGACGTGTCGTCCTTCGGCGGCAACGTGGAGCGCGAGGACGAGTCCCACGTGGAGGGCAGCATCAACACCTTCGGCGGCGCCAACATCGCCAACATCGTCGAGGGGGAGCTCAAGAAGAGCTGGAAGGAGTCCCGGAACCCCGGCTCCGAGCAGAACCACGCCTCGGACGACGAGGACGACGACAACGGCGGGGGCCTGGCGTCGCTCATCCTCACCTTCGCGGTGCTCTTCGGTCTGGGCTTCCTGGGGCAGATGTTCGTCCCCAACCGGATGAAGCTCCTGGGCGACGAGATTCGCGCCCGGCCCCTGCAGAGCGGGCTCACCGGCCTGTTCGGCATGCTGGCGATGATTCCCCTGACGGTGGTGCTGTGCGTCACCATCATCGGCATCCCCGCGGCCGTCCTGCTGTGGATGGCGGCCCCCCTGGCCGTGGCCCTGGGCTTCGCGGCGGTGGCGAGCGAGGTGGGTGCCCGCATCCCGGTGATGCGCGGACGGAAGACGCAGGCCATCGTGCTGGCGCTCGGTCTGCTGGTCACGCTGGTGGTGGGCTCCGTGCCGGTGCTGGGTGTCATCATCTCCTCGCTCGTGGCCCTGGTCGGACTGGGCGCTGTCATCCGCACCCGCTTCGGCTACCGGCCGCGCGGCACGGGCATCCCGGAGCCCATCCACCCGCGCACCGAGCAGCCCATCTGA
- a CDS encoding RNA polymerase sigma factor, with the protein MADDAVQLPWKADVQAARRGDPSAFETLVRSVQRQVYGLALRLLQSEAEAAEVSQEALLRAYQNLHRYDDSRPFDLWVLAITRNLCLDLLRRRTKVRTEELEPMKEVLPSGEASQEEGAIAREERQSLEDAMATLSVDDREVLALYYVQKRTTKEIAQILGCAPGTIMARLFRAREKLRKKMTTEEAPR; encoded by the coding sequence ATGGCAGATGACGCCGTCCAGCTCCCCTGGAAGGCCGACGTCCAGGCGGCCCGCCGGGGTGACCCCTCAGCCTTCGAGACCCTGGTGCGCAGCGTCCAGCGCCAGGTCTACGGTCTCGCGCTTCGCCTGCTCCAGAGCGAGGCCGAGGCCGCCGAGGTCTCGCAGGAAGCCTTGCTTCGCGCGTACCAGAATCTCCACCGGTACGACGACTCGCGCCCCTTCGACTTGTGGGTGCTGGCCATCACTCGCAACCTCTGCCTGGACCTGCTCCGGCGCCGCACCAAGGTGCGCACCGAGGAGCTGGAGCCCATGAAGGAGGTCCTCCCCAGCGGCGAGGCGTCGCAGGAGGAAGGCGCCATCGCCCGCGAGGAGCGCCAGTCGCTCGAGGACGCGATGGCCACGCTCTCCGTCGACGACCGTGAAGTCCTCGCGCTCTACTACGTCCAGAAGCGCACGACGAAGGAGATCGCGCAGATCCTCGGGTGTGCTCCTGGCACCATCATGGCCCGGCTCTTCAGGGCCCGGGAGAAGCTGCGAAAGAAGATGACCACGGAGGAGGCCCCCCGATGA